In a genomic window of Sulfurisphaera tokodaii str. 7:
- a CDS encoding class I SAM-dependent methyltransferase, translating to MINENDFRPILRMGITVDEEIFIAKKISRILGDIQGKILDYACGNCLIPIYISITNNKEIYCVDDWKYVNKKEVEGLISKYTAKVKLFDGLDKIPFSDKYFDFIYSVMYFYNLKRDKLKETLNEVLRVLKDNGKILVVDMIMIRGKIKKEMEERKYSLDYYEEANGLFFSTWKKS from the coding sequence ATGATTAACGAAAATGATTTTCGCCCAATTTTAAGAATGGGTATCACAGTTGATGAGGAGATATTTATAGCTAAGAAGATAAGTAGAATATTAGGTGATATTCAAGGAAAAATTTTGGATTATGCATGCGGAAATTGTTTAATTCCAATTTACATCTCTATAACAAACAACAAGGAAATTTATTGTGTAGATGACTGGAAATATGTTAATAAAAAAGAAGTAGAAGGGTTAATTTCAAAATATACTGCTAAAGTGAAACTATTTGATGGTTTAGATAAAATTCCGTTCTCAGATAAATATTTTGACTTTATATACTCTGTTATGTATTTTTACAATTTAAAGAGGGATAAGCTAAAAGAAACTCTAAATGAGGTCCTAAGAGTACTTAAAGATAATGGAAAAATACTAGTAGTAGATATGATAATGATAAGGGGGAAAATAAAGAAAGAAATGGAAGAAAGAAAATACTCCCTTGATTATTATGAGGAAGCTAATGGCTTATTCTTTTCAACTTGGAAAAAATCATAG
- a CDS encoding DUF929 domain-containing protein, with translation MAKRKKKESNESKLLYIPFIALVVVLIVFLMLPMIHPNSGSSGNSVVNAQEPFFQFAKVSNQDYAPPGKVEVYLVSWVGCPFGASDSWGLYIALSHYGIVNATPNYSDIEQIPVSPTSTISGKVPGLIFNSFKSNSSVEFYPIYLLGRIYTSNSSASLPNGTIITYSGSSLVSFELNELQKLAPSWVYNLIYQYQINTPFPGHSEGIAYLGNPPHIVSTIIITGPHGTWMIMGYDQEVNYGMPGLLAQYAADYNYNTQLPAMILQDIKNGNIPSQISFIQTEGNQILQIIQEAM, from the coding sequence ATGGCAAAAAGAAAGAAGAAGGAAAGTAATGAAAGTAAATTATTATATATACCATTTATTGCACTAGTTGTAGTCTTAATAGTATTTCTTATGTTACCAATGATACACCCGAATTCCGGGAGTTCTGGAAACAGTGTAGTAAATGCACAAGAACCTTTCTTTCAATTTGCAAAAGTATCTAACCAAGATTATGCCCCACCGGGAAAAGTAGAAGTATATCTAGTTAGTTGGGTAGGCTGTCCATTCGGTGCTTCGGACTCTTGGGGACTTTATATAGCACTAAGCCATTATGGTATAGTTAACGCTACACCCAATTATTCAGACATAGAACAAATACCTGTCTCTCCAACATCCACAATTTCAGGCAAGGTTCCAGGATTGATATTTAATTCATTTAAGTCAAATTCTAGTGTAGAATTCTACCCGATATACCTACTTGGCAGAATATATACCTCAAATTCCTCAGCCTCGCTACCAAATGGAACAATTATAACCTACTCTGGCAGTTCTTTAGTTAGTTTTGAATTAAATGAACTACAAAAGTTAGCTCCCTCATGGGTTTATAATTTAATTTACCAATATCAGATAAACACACCTTTCCCTGGACACAGTGAGGGAATAGCTTATTTAGGAAACCCTCCACATATTGTTTCCACAATTATAATAACCGGACCACATGGTACATGGATGATAATGGGTTATGATCAGGAAGTAAACTATGGTATGCCCGGGCTATTAGCCCAATACGCTGCTGATTATAACTATAACACTCAACTTCCAGCAATGATTCTTCAAGATATAAAAAATGGTAATATACCTTCACAAATCTCCTTCATTCAAACAGAAGGAAACCAAATTCTTCAAATTATTCAAGAAGCTATGTGA
- a CDS encoding 4Fe-4S binding protein, giving the protein MISLLSIVVLTYIVLMMGINFAILGYILRKEYLNRRAVLFLLSIILYMGVESISLGYIIFYHGSPFIEPVVLLLASVPIIMSAIIKSEVIRVRSNKLSAFLLAFSIVFDEIAMGYLYASAFGPHMFNPFIDAVSNIAFGIMMLADGVFFLLISRVKSIIEFSLTTFAISMAFLPSIFIESGKLTELVVSFISTIIMIINIVTLYLIEIRRVTLQGQLFSITLAFFDFLMMLGLTTFASFNDMWLISLSIVLSMIWYFILIFYEIPSRKIEMKLRYPFIFLVFVNLAELTMGFGESVLGFTISNSLFSSMQSHMMMKHGMIMMRSPFTNPLWWLFPINPIGMGLMFIHTNINIILKAIFTSYMFVMATTMTPFYVIMMGAEMSYLVYERYKHAKNLGVKRWALVILLGIPIFVVLIPYYTNFYIFGMSGMIFPVTLLPFIISLLAVVIASTLFGRRAYCNAVCMSAHMWTNIFYDQFKPKKSSKVWEYLRWVFVIPIVIAFSLYILMEIHLWTPPKIGMTTLDPLNFYGMFVLNYIWWIFYFLTPVFGAYSCARQGWCGFGTFAGIFNKVFFKIKANEVETCKSCEVKACDSSCPVKIPISQDVITKGYSNRISCVGCGDCVEACPYNNLEIIDITNYLSKKSHIAS; this is encoded by the coding sequence ATGATAAGTCTCCTTTCCATTGTAGTTCTAACGTATATAGTATTAATGATGGGAATAAACTTTGCAATTCTAGGTTATATTTTGAGAAAAGAATACTTAAATAGAAGAGCAGTATTGTTTTTACTTTCAATCATTTTGTATATGGGTGTCGAAAGTATCTCTTTAGGTTATATTATTTTCTATCACGGAAGTCCTTTCATAGAGCCTGTTGTACTTCTGTTAGCTTCAGTTCCAATTATTATGTCGGCTATAATAAAAAGTGAAGTAATCAGGGTAAGGAGTAATAAACTTTCAGCATTCTTACTCGCATTTTCCATAGTATTTGATGAAATTGCTATGGGTTATCTCTATGCATCAGCTTTTGGTCCTCACATGTTTAATCCGTTTATTGACGCTGTAAGTAATATAGCCTTTGGAATAATGATGTTAGCTGACGGAGTTTTCTTCTTATTAATATCACGTGTGAAAAGTATAATTGAATTTTCATTAACTACATTTGCAATATCAATGGCATTCTTACCGTCTATATTTATAGAAAGTGGTAAACTTACTGAACTTGTTGTCTCGTTTATATCTACGATAATAATGATCATAAATATTGTAACGCTTTATTTAATTGAAATTAGGAGAGTTACACTACAAGGACAACTTTTTTCGATAACCTTAGCGTTTTTTGACTTTCTAATGATGTTAGGATTAACTACTTTTGCCTCATTTAATGATATGTGGTTAATATCTTTGTCAATTGTTCTATCTATGATATGGTATTTTATTCTTATATTTTATGAAATTCCTTCTAGGAAAATTGAAATGAAGTTAAGATATCCCTTCATTTTTCTTGTTTTCGTAAATCTAGCAGAACTTACTATGGGATTTGGTGAAAGTGTCCTAGGATTTACTATAAGTAATTCACTATTTTCCAGTATGCAATCACATATGATGATGAAGCATGGAATGATTATGATGAGAAGTCCATTTACAAATCCGCTATGGTGGTTATTTCCAATTAACCCTATAGGTATGGGTTTAATGTTTATTCATACTAACATTAATATCATTCTGAAAGCAATATTTACTTCTTACATGTTTGTCATGGCAACTACAATGACGCCATTTTATGTTATAATGATGGGAGCTGAAATGAGCTATTTAGTTTATGAAAGATATAAGCATGCGAAAAACCTGGGAGTTAAGAGATGGGCTTTAGTTATACTTTTAGGAATCCCTATATTTGTAGTTTTAATACCATACTATACAAACTTTTACATTTTCGGAATGAGTGGTATGATATTTCCAGTAACACTCTTACCATTTATCATCTCTTTACTTGCAGTTGTGATAGCTTCAACATTGTTTGGTAGAAGGGCTTATTGTAATGCTGTTTGTATGTCAGCTCACATGTGGACTAACATATTTTATGATCAGTTTAAGCCAAAGAAGAGTAGTAAAGTATGGGAATATTTAAGATGGGTTTTCGTAATTCCTATAGTTATAGCTTTCTCTCTTTACATACTCATGGAAATTCATTTATGGACTCCACCTAAGATCGGGATGACAACTCTTGATCCCTTAAACTTTTACGGAATGTTCGTGTTGAATTATATATGGTGGATATTTTACTTTTTAACCCCAGTATTTGGTGCCTATAGCTGTGCTAGACAAGGATGGTGTGGTTTCGGAACATTTGCGGGAATATTTAACAAAGTATTTTTCAAAATAAAGGCAAATGAAGTTGAAACATGTAAGAGTTGTGAAGTAAAAGCTTGTGATTCTTCTTGTCCAGTAAAAATACCGATATCTCAAGATGTAATAACTAAGGGATATTCAAATAGGATAAGCTGTGTAGGTTGTGGAGACTGTGTTGAAGCTTGTCCATATAATAATTTAGAGATAATAGATATAACAAATTATTTGAGCAAAAAATCTCACATAGCTTCTTGA
- a CDS encoding DUF1404 domain-containing protein, whose translation MKRLTNSKTYLIPPLILILAFVNPYVEEVMFNNEEVFMASHYALAISGGLIGYYYFSGRNYFAYLGSLLIIIWHLPELFTLGGGILTFRILDEISLFAGGFLIGLAVRNMRLIEKILLFVLWMLSDTTLAVVLVIQYPFYTSPPLSYSPYPSTQEPLTGYVMIIAMTAILGFLLFKAFKNLHIFG comes from the coding sequence ATGAAAAGACTGACAAATTCAAAAACTTACTTAATACCACCACTTATTCTGATTTTGGCATTCGTAAATCCCTATGTTGAAGAAGTTATGTTCAATAATGAGGAAGTTTTTATGGCATCACATTACGCTTTAGCTATTTCAGGCGGTTTAATTGGTTACTATTACTTTTCTGGAAGAAATTATTTTGCTTATCTAGGCTCATTACTTATCATAATTTGGCATTTACCAGAACTTTTTACTTTAGGAGGTGGTATATTAACTTTTAGAATTCTAGATGAAATAAGTCTATTTGCTGGTGGTTTTCTTATTGGATTAGCAGTAAGGAATATGAGGTTGATAGAAAAAATCTTACTATTTGTTTTATGGATGCTTAGTGATACCACACTTGCAGTAGTTTTAGTAATCCAATATCCTTTCTATACTTCTCCACCCTTATCTTATTCGCCATATCCTTCAACTCAAGAGCCACTCACTGGTTATGTTATGATTATAGCAATGACAGCAATCCTTGGTTTCCTCTTGTTTAAGGCATTTAAAAACCTTCATATTTTTGGTTAA
- a CDS encoding glucose 1-dehydrogenase, translated as MKAIVVTPKKSGVEVKDIPMRESLGKGKVLVKTLYTGICGTDRGIVNAKITFTYPPDGYNFLILGHEGLGMVEEVGDGVKYLKKGDFVVPVVRRGCGVCLNCRIGRQDFCETGKFVEAGIRGKHGFMREEFVDDELWLVKVPDEIKDIAVLTEPLSNVVKAIDELLFVQRRMIWTCEDSTFECRNAFIIGSGPIGTFFSLILTTLGFNVYMINKRDPSPMEDYISKRLGVTFINSMKEGDKLPEADLIVDTSGVPSAFIPLMSKMRPNSALILFGTLEGEKYEITSDLVTFMVERNIIVIGSVNASKRDFQGALNYLSIWKNRYYDVLQRMITSKVSVEQAPEVLMRKPSGEIKTVIVWD; from the coding sequence ATGAAAGCAATAGTTGTTACACCTAAAAAATCTGGAGTAGAAGTCAAAGATATTCCTATGAGAGAGAGTCTAGGAAAGGGAAAGGTCTTAGTTAAAACGCTATATACTGGAATTTGCGGTACCGATAGAGGAATTGTTAATGCAAAAATAACATTTACATACCCTCCAGACGGTTATAATTTTCTTATATTAGGTCATGAAGGACTTGGCATGGTTGAAGAAGTTGGAGATGGAGTTAAGTATCTAAAGAAAGGTGATTTTGTAGTACCAGTAGTTAGGAGAGGTTGTGGAGTTTGTTTAAATTGTAGAATTGGAAGACAAGATTTTTGTGAGACTGGAAAATTTGTTGAAGCTGGAATAAGAGGTAAACATGGTTTTATGAGAGAGGAATTTGTTGATGATGAATTATGGTTAGTAAAAGTTCCAGACGAAATAAAAGATATAGCAGTACTAACTGAGCCCTTATCTAATGTTGTAAAAGCTATAGACGAGTTATTATTTGTTCAAAGAAGAATGATATGGACTTGCGAGGATTCAACATTTGAGTGCAGAAACGCATTTATAATTGGTAGTGGACCGATAGGTACGTTCTTTTCTTTAATCTTAACTACATTAGGTTTTAACGTTTATATGATTAACAAAAGAGATCCTTCTCCTATGGAAGATTATATCAGTAAGAGGTTAGGTGTAACTTTTATTAACTCTATGAAAGAAGGAGATAAGCTCCCAGAAGCAGATTTAATAGTTGATACTAGTGGAGTTCCTTCCGCATTTATACCTTTAATGAGTAAAATGAGACCAAATTCAGCATTAATCCTTTTTGGTACATTAGAAGGAGAAAAGTACGAAATAACATCCGATTTAGTTACTTTCATGGTAGAGAGAAACATAATAGTTATTGGTAGTGTTAACGCTAGTAAGAGAGATTTCCAAGGTGCATTGAACTATTTGAGTATATGGAAAAATAGATACTATGACGTTCTCCAAAGAATGATAACTTCAAAAGTTTCTGTTGAGCAAGCGCCAGAAGTTTTAATGAGAAAGCCTAGTGGAGAAATAAAAACAGTTATTGTGTGGGATTAA
- a CDS encoding fumarylacetoacetate hydrolase family protein, whose translation MKIGFALTENGEKKVVFIEGEKYYEIKKEGLDCVVSNPTSFIKAYDLMVNLPKTEVKIKKFLPPLFPNKIFLPAVNFRSHSSETSMTPPKSPYFFTKFSSNSVVGPEDYIIIPRDLKRVDYEGEIGIIIGKRGKYIKKEDAIDYVFGYTIVNDVSFRDYQFPELHPYGLNWVMGKALDTGLPIGPWIVTKDEIKNFKLRIITRLNGQVVQDGNTEDMIFSVEDLISYLSQGITLEPGDVITTGTPAGVAEFTGKKYLEDGDVIEVEVEKIGVLRNYVRKES comes from the coding sequence ATGAAAATAGGTTTTGCTCTAACAGAAAATGGGGAAAAGAAAGTTGTGTTCATAGAAGGTGAAAAATATTATGAGATAAAGAAAGAGGGATTAGATTGCGTTGTATCTAATCCAACATCATTTATTAAAGCATATGACTTAATGGTGAATCTACCTAAGACTGAGGTAAAGATAAAAAAGTTTCTACCACCTTTATTCCCTAATAAAATTTTTTTACCTGCTGTGAACTTCCGCTCTCATTCATCAGAAACTTCGATGACTCCACCAAAATCACCTTACTTTTTTACCAAATTTAGTAGTAATAGTGTAGTTGGGCCGGAAGATTACATAATTATCCCAAGAGATTTAAAAAGGGTGGACTATGAAGGGGAAATAGGGATTATAATTGGAAAGAGAGGGAAATACATAAAGAAAGAGGATGCAATAGATTATGTCTTCGGTTATACAATAGTAAATGATGTAAGCTTTAGGGATTATCAGTTTCCAGAACTTCACCCTTACGGTTTGAATTGGGTTATGGGAAAAGCGTTAGATACCGGGTTGCCGATTGGTCCATGGATTGTTACTAAAGACGAAATTAAGAATTTCAAACTTAGAATAATAACTAGGCTTAACGGGCAAGTTGTACAAGATGGAAATACAGAAGATATGATATTTTCTGTTGAGGATCTGATTTCTTATCTCAGCCAAGGAATTACCCTAGAGCCCGGAGACGTAATAACTACTGGTACACCAGCCGGTGTTGCTGAATTTACTGGTAAAAAGTACCTTGAAGACGGAGATGTTATAGAAGTTGAGGTCGAGAAAATAGGTGTTTTAAGAAATTATGTAAGAAAAGAGAGTTAA
- a CDS encoding ATP-binding cassette domain-containing protein, protein MLIINDKLVVSDNEIVGLIGKNGSGKTTLIKSSLCLDSKAKVILDGEDFCKNRDYSKLSAVFQDPSTQILALTCEEELKLQSMFHPVDDKIAKEIMGEYFNKDFYTLSDGYKKRFVISTILASRPKYILFDEPFANLDKYAVKLVKSVIPKGSLIAEHRIKEIRDMINRVYLIKNGDIREIEKEKMYDEDFLRKEGLRGFSLPKIEMELGEELLNHEGIRVRESEVVCLVGRNGVGKTTRLKKLVGKIYLVLQNPDLQFFEETVEDEVKDENALSLFNLKDKKDRSPFTLSYGEKMRVLIASAFASKYKVIALDEPSVGMDGEALLSFYEAIKILKEERRGIIIATHDEDLISICNTIINMDQGPT, encoded by the coding sequence ATGCTAATTATAAATGATAAACTTGTTGTCAGCGATAACGAAATCGTTGGTTTGATTGGGAAAAATGGTAGTGGTAAAACTACTTTGATAAAGAGTAGTCTTTGTCTTGACTCAAAGGCAAAAGTAATATTAGATGGAGAAGATTTCTGTAAAAATAGAGATTACTCAAAACTATCAGCAGTATTTCAAGATCCTTCAACACAAATATTAGCCTTAACGTGTGAAGAGGAATTGAAACTCCAATCAATGTTTCACCCCGTAGATGATAAAATAGCGAAAGAAATTATGGGAGAATATTTTAATAAAGATTTTTATACATTATCAGATGGTTATAAGAAAAGATTTGTTATTTCTACTATATTAGCATCTAGACCAAAATATATTCTATTTGATGAACCCTTTGCTAATTTAGATAAATATGCTGTTAAGTTAGTAAAAAGTGTTATACCAAAAGGGAGTTTGATTGCTGAACATAGAATAAAGGAAATTAGAGATATGATTAATCGCGTTTATTTAATCAAAAATGGTGATATTAGGGAAATTGAAAAAGAAAAAATGTACGATGAAGATTTTCTTAGAAAAGAAGGATTAAGAGGATTCTCTTTGCCTAAAATAGAGATGGAATTAGGGGAAGAATTGTTAAACCATGAAGGGATAAGGGTAAGGGAAAGTGAAGTTGTCTGCCTAGTTGGGAGAAATGGTGTAGGAAAAACTACTAGGTTAAAGAAGCTAGTCGGAAAAATTTATCTAGTCCTTCAAAATCCAGATCTACAGTTCTTTGAGGAAACAGTTGAAGATGAGGTAAAGGATGAAAATGCACTATCACTCTTTAATCTAAAAGATAAGAAAGACAGAAGCCCATTCACTTTAAGCTATGGTGAAAAAATGAGGGTGCTTATTGCTTCAGCGTTTGCCTCAAAATACAAAGTTATTGCTTTAGATGAACCTTCAGTTGGCATGGATGGCGAAGCTCTTCTATCGTTTTATGAGGCTATTAAAATCTTAAAAGAAGAGAGGAGAGGAATTATAATAGCAACTCACGATGAAGATTTGATCTCAATCTGTAATACTATAATAAATATGGATCAGGGGCCTACGTGA
- a CDS encoding MFS transporter, which yields MQYKWVALSNTTVGVLMASINGTITIISLPAIFRGININPFNSFQYLLWILMSYNIVTATLLVSFGRLSDIYGRVRLYNLGFAIFTIGSILLSLTPNQGDLGALEIILFRVIQGIGGAFLFANSAAILTDAFPSNERGKALGINQIAALAGSLIGLILGGILSTINWRYVFLVSVPVGIFGTVWSYLKLKELSKPNKTEKIDWLGNTLFAGGLILILIAITYGLLPYGSSQLGWGNPYVIASLVSGVGLIIGFLYAERKVKYPMFRLELFKIRIFAAANIASFLRSVAYGGLMIMLVIFLQGIWLPLHGIPYSETPFWAGVYTIPLMLGFVTMGPISGWLSDKYGSRLLATLGMVIVGIGFLLLTTLPYDFNYLTFALMIFMIGVGNGMFASPNTASIMNSVPPQHRGAASGMRATLQNTGQTMSIAIFFTIVIISLTSSLPSAIQNALIQAGAPQLVPYAQHIPVTGALFAAFLGYDPVKTMLSSLPAGVTVPQSAIQIMEQRTWFPTAIAPAFMYALRNAFYISAVLVFIAAIASALRGVEVKESVRK from the coding sequence ATGCAGTACAAATGGGTTGCCTTGAGTAATACTACTGTAGGAGTCTTAATGGCTTCAATAAATGGAACAATCACAATAATTTCATTACCAGCAATATTTAGGGGAATTAATATAAATCCATTTAACTCATTTCAGTACTTACTATGGATCCTCATGAGTTATAACATAGTAACAGCAACATTATTAGTTTCTTTCGGAAGGCTTTCGGATATTTACGGCAGAGTAAGACTATATAATTTAGGATTTGCAATCTTCACAATAGGATCAATACTCCTCTCATTAACTCCAAATCAAGGGGACTTAGGTGCATTAGAGATAATCCTGTTCCGTGTAATACAAGGAATTGGTGGTGCATTCCTATTTGCAAACAGTGCGGCAATTTTAACTGATGCTTTTCCCTCTAACGAGAGAGGGAAAGCGTTAGGAATAAACCAAATTGCAGCTTTAGCTGGATCATTAATAGGACTAATATTAGGTGGAATACTCTCAACGATAAATTGGAGATACGTATTTTTAGTCAGTGTTCCAGTAGGTATATTCGGAACAGTTTGGAGTTATTTAAAGTTAAAAGAATTATCAAAACCGAATAAGACTGAAAAAATTGATTGGTTAGGTAACACACTTTTTGCTGGTGGTTTAATTCTAATCCTTATAGCAATAACATACGGACTTTTACCTTACGGTTCTTCACAACTAGGATGGGGAAATCCATATGTAATAGCCTCATTAGTATCTGGTGTCGGATTAATCATAGGCTTCCTTTATGCTGAAAGAAAAGTCAAATATCCAATGTTTCGCCTTGAGTTATTCAAAATTAGAATATTTGCTGCAGCAAATATCGCTAGTTTCTTAAGATCAGTAGCCTATGGAGGCTTAATGATAATGCTGGTGATATTCCTTCAAGGAATTTGGTTACCCTTACATGGAATACCTTACTCAGAAACACCATTTTGGGCCGGTGTTTATACGATCCCATTAATGTTAGGATTCGTGACTATGGGGCCAATAAGTGGTTGGCTCTCTGATAAGTACGGAAGTAGACTTTTAGCTACTTTAGGAATGGTTATTGTAGGCATAGGCTTTCTTCTACTAACTACATTACCTTATGACTTCAATTATCTCACTTTTGCCTTAATGATATTTATGATTGGAGTTGGAAACGGAATGTTTGCATCTCCAAACACAGCTTCAATAATGAATAGTGTTCCACCACAACATAGAGGAGCAGCCTCTGGTATGAGGGCAACTTTACAAAATACTGGGCAAACAATGAGTATAGCAATATTCTTTACAATAGTCATAATTTCCTTAACATCTTCATTACCCTCAGCAATACAAAATGCTTTAATCCAGGCTGGAGCACCACAGTTAGTTCCTTATGCCCAACATATACCAGTCACTGGAGCACTATTTGCAGCTTTTCTGGGATACGACCCTGTTAAAACAATGTTATCCTCATTACCCGCTGGAGTAACAGTTCCACAGTCTGCAATACAAATTATGGAACAGAGAACTTGGTTCCCAACAGCTATTGCACCAGCATTTATGTATGCTTTAAGAAATGCGTTTTATATAAGTGCTGTATTAGTATTCATAGCAGCAATTGCCTCTGCATTAAGAGGAGTTGAGGTGAAGGAAAGTGTTAGAAAGTAA
- a CDS encoding MarR family winged helix-turn-helix transcriptional regulator, with the protein MLESNENRIQIMSTIAKIYRAMSRELNRRLGELNLSYLDFLVLRATSDGPKTMAYLANRYFVTQSAITASVDKLEEMGLVVRVRDREDRRKILIEITEKGLETFNKGIEIYKKLANEVTGDLSEDEVILVLDKISKILKRIEEISQ; encoded by the coding sequence GTGTTAGAAAGTAATGAAAACAGAATACAAATAATGTCAACAATAGCAAAAATATACAGAGCTATGAGTAGGGAACTCAATAGAAGGTTAGGAGAACTTAACTTATCTTATTTAGACTTTCTTGTTTTAAGGGCTACAAGCGACGGTCCAAAAACAATGGCATATTTAGCAAATAGATATTTCGTTACACAATCAGCAATAACAGCTTCTGTTGACAAACTAGAAGAAATGGGTTTAGTTGTAAGAGTAAGGGATAGAGAGGATAGAAGAAAGATACTAATCGAGATTACTGAGAAAGGACTTGAGACATTTAACAAGGGCATAGAAATTTACAAAAAATTAGCTAATGAAGTTACCGGAGATCTAAGTGAAGATGAAGTAATATTAGTTTTAGATAAGATTTCAAAGATTTTGAAAAGAATTGAGGAAATTAGTCAGTGA